One Carassius auratus strain Wakin chromosome 4, ASM336829v1, whole genome shotgun sequence DNA segment encodes these proteins:
- the LOC113066800 gene encoding gastrula zinc finger protein XlCGF8.2DB, translated as MEFIKKEREDMKIEETFKDEDTEEQTHLMALKEEKQELTKIEEKDEYERLDFMTMGKSIQTETSSHTGEKPFACALCGKSFSCKPSLKSHMVVHTGEKFPCDHCGKCFRHKSSLNSHMKGHTGESPYTCRMCGKSFSIKSTLNAHMRSHTGEKPFICELCGKSFTQKGNLTGHMKTHTGEKPFVCAQCGKCFSRETNLTYHMRIHSKEYNCQQCGQIFPDKRRLSWHEKDHSRESFTCFDCGKSFRLKGQFKVHMRIHTGEKPFACSHCGKCFSQKVTLQIHTRLHTGEKPFSCLQCKRSFTYQRDLKRHFQKHSGKNQQSSASRKRLTKVV; from the coding sequence acCTGATGGCACTAAAGGAAGAGAAGCAAGAACTTACAAAGATAGAAGAGAAAGATGAATATGAAAGACTTGACTTCATGACCATGGGAAAATCCATACAGACTGAAACCTCTtcacacactggagagaagccttttgcCTGCGCACTGTGTGGGAAGAGCTTCTCATGCAAACCATCTCTTAAGAGTCACATGGtcgttcacactggagagaagttTCCATGTGATCACTGTGGAAAGTGTTTCAGACATAAATCATCTCTTAATTCACACATGAAAGGTCACACTGGAGAGAGTCCGTATACCTGCAGAATGTGTGGAAAGAGCTTCTCAATTAAATCAACTCTTAATGCCCACATGAGgagtcacactggagagaaacccttCATTTGTGAACTGTGCGGCAAGAGCTTCACACAAAAAGGAAATCTTACGggtcacatgaaaactcacacaGGAGAGAAGCCTTTTGTGTGTGCTCAGTGTGGAAAATGTTTTTCACGTGAAACAAACCTTACTTACCACATGAGGATTCACTCAAAGGAGTATAATTGTCAGCAGTGTGGACAGATATTCCCAGACAAGAGACGCCTTAGTTGGCATGAAAAAGATCATTCTCGAGAGTCTTTCACGTGCTTCgactgtggaaagagtttcagactGAAAGGTCAATTTAAGGTCCATAtgagaatccacactggagagaaaccatttgCCTGCAGTCACTGTGGAAAGTGTTTCAGTCAGAAAGTTACACTTCAGATTCACACGAggcttcacactggagagaaaccattttCCTGTCTTCAATGTAAGAGGAGCTTCACATATCAACGAGACCTGAAACGTCATTTCCAAAAACATTCTGGAAAGAACCAACAGTCCTCTGCAAGTAGAAAGAGGCTTACAAAAGTAGTCTGA